A genome region from Vibrio tapetis subsp. tapetis includes the following:
- the uspB gene encoding universal stress protein UspB codes for MISVDTILFTLMLVSGVNMMRYLTALRSLIYIMREAHPLLYQQVDGRGFFTTHGNMAKQVRLFHYLKSREYLHHHDPLFTQKCVKVRELFVLTFSLLGLTLLMAFVL; via the coding sequence ATGATCAGTGTAGATACCATTCTGTTTACCTTGATGCTCGTTAGTGGCGTCAATATGATGAGATATTTAACCGCATTGCGCTCTTTGATATACATCATGAGAGAAGCGCATCCGTTACTTTATCAGCAAGTGGATGGTCGTGGTTTTTTCACGACACACGGCAACATGGCTAAGCAAGTGCGCTTATTTCACTACCTAAAAAGCCGCGAATATCTGCATCATCACGATCCTCTATTTACTCAAAAATGTGTCAAGGTTCGCGAATTGTTTGTTTTAACGTTCTCGTTGCTTGGGCTTACTTTACTCATGGCATTCGTGCTTTAG
- the ftnA gene encoding non-heme ferritin, with protein sequence MLSQTMVDQLNEQINLEFFSSNLYLQMSAWCEDKGFEGAAEFLRAHATEEMEHMQRLFTYVSETGAMPILGAIESPQHEFNSLGDVFRETYKHEQMITDRINKLAHAAFTNQDYSTFNFLQWYVAEQHEEEKLFKGILDKLELVGEDGKALFFIDKDLATMAKEGSSSIMDTPAV encoded by the coding sequence ATGTTATCTCAGACTATGGTCGACCAGCTAAATGAGCAAATTAATCTGGAATTTTTCTCATCCAACCTATACTTACAAATGAGTGCTTGGTGTGAAGATAAAGGTTTTGAAGGTGCAGCCGAGTTTTTACGAGCTCATGCCACCGAAGAAATGGAGCATATGCAGCGTCTTTTTACTTATGTGAGTGAAACTGGCGCTATGCCAATCTTAGGGGCAATTGAATCTCCTCAACACGAGTTCAATAGCTTAGGCGATGTATTCCGTGAAACGTACAAACATGAGCAAATGATTACAGACAGAATCAATAAGCTGGCTCATGCTGCGTTTACAAATCAAGACTACTCAACGTTTAACTTCCTTCAGTGGTACGTCGCTGAACAGCACGAAGAAGAGAAGCTATTTAAAGGGATTTTAGACAAGCTAGAGTTAGTTGGTGAAGATGGCAAGGCGCTGTTCTTTATCGATAAAGACCTAGCAACCATGGCAAAAGAAGGTTCGTCTTCAATCATGGATACCCCAGCTGTTTAA
- a CDS encoding DMT family transporter codes for MNERRALGFGISAVLLWSTVATAFKLTLAELSPIQMLTVASIVSVITLFSICAVQGKLSQLSSTFIANPWYYIILGLINPLGYYLILFKAYDLLPASQAQPLNYSWAITLTLMAAVFLGQKIRKQDWFAAALGYLGVIVIATKGDVLALNFESPMGVGLALLSTLLWAGYWILNAKNKADPVVAVLLGFLVAVPLAVGISIFEGAPWQQITWKGWAAVTYVGLFEMGVTFVLWISALKATNNTARISNLIFTSPFISLMLLATIIGEEIHPSTLVGLVLIVIGLVVQQIKFGKKAVTS; via the coding sequence ATAAATGAGCGTCGAGCGCTTGGCTTTGGGATCAGTGCAGTTTTGCTTTGGTCTACCGTTGCAACGGCTTTCAAACTGACCTTAGCTGAATTATCCCCAATTCAGATGCTGACTGTTGCGAGTATCGTGTCCGTCATCACTCTGTTCTCAATTTGTGCGGTTCAAGGTAAATTGTCGCAACTTAGCAGCACGTTTATCGCCAATCCTTGGTATTACATTATTCTTGGACTAATCAACCCACTAGGCTACTACCTCATTTTATTTAAGGCCTACGACTTACTGCCCGCTTCGCAAGCGCAGCCGTTGAACTACAGTTGGGCGATCACGTTAACCTTAATGGCAGCGGTATTTTTGGGGCAAAAGATCCGCAAACAAGATTGGTTTGCCGCCGCATTAGGGTATTTAGGCGTTATCGTTATTGCGACTAAGGGAGATGTGCTCGCACTCAATTTTGAAAGCCCGATGGGGGTTGGTCTTGCGTTACTTTCTACGTTACTTTGGGCTGGCTACTGGATTCTCAATGCTAAAAACAAGGCAGACCCGGTTGTTGCGGTACTGCTCGGTTTTTTGGTCGCGGTACCTCTTGCGGTAGGAATCAGTATTTTCGAAGGGGCACCTTGGCAACAAATTACCTGGAAGGGTTGGGCGGCCGTAACCTATGTTGGCCTATTTGAAATGGGCGTAACGTTCGTACTTTGGATAAGCGCACTTAAAGCCACCAACAACACTGCACGCATCAGTAACCTGATATTTACCTCACCGTTTATTTCTTTGATGTTACTTGCCACCATCATTGGTGAAGAAATTCATCCTTCGACCTTAGTGGGTTTAGTCTTGATTGTGATTGGTTTGGTGGTTCAGCAGATTAAGTTTGGCAAAAAAGCCGTCACTTCATAA
- the rmuC gene encoding DNA recombination protein RmuC has translation MQWFIQHQDIVIAAASGLLFGAVSTGWWVKQKMRLEVQLLEHDLESDKQWHARTQQELKEAQSDLDSLDAERDKSAFELKQVHGKLMAAVEKLRYLEALKQEKAQLAADLEQVRTRLTDSEATRREQEARHEQEKQASAEKLQLLENAEQRLTQQFEHLANQLFEVKTAKVDQQNKQSLEGLLSPLKDQIEGFKKQVTDSFGHEAKERHTLVHELRNLQQLNEQMSREALNLTQALKGDNKQQGNWGEVVLARVLSESGLREGHEYQTQVNLQNEAGKRYQPDVIVHLPHDKQVVVDSKMALVAYERYFHADTDADRDQALSEHLVALRSHIKGLSLKDYHKLKGISSLDYVLMFIPVEPAFQVAIQADPSLVKDAMEQNIILVSPTTLLVALRTIDNLWRNERQNQNAQVIAERASKLYDKLRLFMDDMENLGGALDKANQNYQGAINKLATGRGNVLRQAESFKELGVEVKRSISPRMLEITQNDVLVERQQVEDKVD, from the coding sequence ATGCAGTGGTTCATTCAACATCAAGATATTGTTATCGCAGCCGCATCAGGTTTGCTGTTTGGCGCAGTGAGTACTGGCTGGTGGGTAAAACAAAAAATGCGGCTAGAAGTGCAGTTACTGGAGCACGATCTAGAGTCCGACAAGCAATGGCATGCGCGTACACAGCAAGAACTTAAAGAAGCACAAAGTGATTTAGATAGTTTAGATGCCGAGCGTGATAAGTCAGCATTTGAACTTAAACAAGTGCATGGGAAATTAATGGCGGCGGTTGAAAAACTGCGTTATCTCGAAGCCTTAAAGCAAGAAAAAGCACAGCTAGCTGCCGATTTAGAACAGGTGCGTACGCGTTTAACTGACAGCGAAGCCACACGGCGTGAACAAGAGGCTCGCCATGAGCAAGAAAAGCAAGCCAGTGCAGAGAAATTGCAGTTGTTAGAAAACGCAGAGCAACGATTAACACAACAATTTGAGCATTTAGCCAATCAACTTTTTGAAGTGAAAACCGCTAAAGTCGATCAGCAAAATAAACAGAGCCTTGAAGGGTTGTTGTCGCCATTAAAAGATCAAATTGAAGGCTTCAAAAAACAGGTGACTGACAGTTTTGGTCACGAAGCGAAAGAGCGGCACACTTTGGTTCACGAACTGCGTAACCTGCAACAGTTAAACGAGCAAATGAGCCGCGAAGCGTTGAACCTCACTCAAGCGCTCAAAGGCGACAACAAGCAGCAAGGTAACTGGGGCGAAGTGGTGTTGGCTCGGGTGTTATCTGAGTCGGGTCTAAGAGAAGGCCATGAGTATCAAACCCAAGTAAACTTACAAAATGAAGCAGGAAAACGCTACCAACCCGATGTGATTGTTCACTTACCTCATGATAAGCAAGTCGTGGTCGACTCTAAAATGGCGCTGGTGGCGTATGAGCGTTATTTCCATGCTGATACCGACGCTGATCGCGATCAGGCATTAAGTGAACATCTTGTGGCTCTGCGAAGCCATATTAAAGGTTTAAGCCTTAAGGACTACCATAAGCTAAAAGGTATCTCGAGCCTTGATTATGTACTGATGTTTATCCCGGTAGAACCGGCTTTTCAAGTGGCAATTCAAGCGGATCCAAGTTTAGTCAAAGATGCAATGGAGCAAAATATTATTTTGGTCAGCCCAACCACGTTATTGGTGGCACTACGCACAATTGATAACTTATGGCGTAATGAGAGACAAAACCAGAACGCTCAAGTTATCGCTGAACGGGCGAGTAAACTGTACGATAAATTGCGTTTGTTTATGGATGACATGGAAAACCTTGGCGGCGCCTTAGACAAAGCCAATCAAAATTATCAAGGTGCAATCAACAAGTTGGCGACGGGGCGAGGCAATGTTTTACGCCAAGCTGAAAGTTTTAAAGAACTTGGCGTGGAAGTGAAGCGCTCTATCTCGCCGCGGATGTTAGAAATTACACAAAATGACGTTTTAGTGGAAAGACAACAGGTTGAGGATAAAGTAGACTAG
- a CDS encoding NAD(P)/FAD-dependent oxidoreductase: MSNKYDVVVIGAGAAGLMCAAEAGKRGRKVLVLDNAKKPGRKIIISGGGRCNFTNYDVTANNFLCQNPHFVKSALSQYTNWDFISMVYKYGIDVDERDHGQLFCQDNAKQIVDMLLKECELAEVNLRLRTEIESIEKVDTGFKLETNTDEIECESLVVATGGLSMPKLGATPYGYHIAEQFGIPVIPTTAGLVPFTLHKQDKEDFETLSGIAIPTEITAEDGTLFKEALLFTHRGLSGPSVLQISSFWKPGQQVSINLVPEADVMELLTESREKHPNQNLKNTLSKVLPKRFVEVLIDRKELTDKPLKQFNSKEMQAIHDHLENWPVLPNGTEGYRTAEVTLGGVDTDHLSSKTMEAKNVSGLYFVGEVMDVTGWLGGYNFQWAWSSGYVAGQYA, translated from the coding sequence ATGAGCAATAAATACGATGTAGTGGTGATTGGTGCGGGTGCAGCAGGATTAATGTGCGCAGCAGAAGCAGGCAAACGAGGACGTAAAGTTCTGGTGCTTGATAACGCCAAAAAGCCAGGTCGTAAGATCATCATTTCAGGTGGTGGTCGTTGTAACTTTACTAACTATGATGTGACGGCTAATAATTTCCTGTGCCAAAACCCACACTTTGTTAAATCGGCATTGTCGCAATACACCAATTGGGATTTTATCTCGATGGTGTATAAGTATGGCATTGACGTTGACGAGCGCGATCATGGCCAATTGTTTTGCCAAGACAACGCCAAACAGATCGTTGATATGCTGCTAAAAGAGTGTGAATTGGCCGAGGTCAATCTGCGTTTACGCACCGAAATAGAATCCATTGAAAAAGTAGACACGGGTTTTAAGCTAGAAACCAATACCGATGAGATTGAGTGTGAATCGTTAGTTGTTGCAACGGGTGGGCTGTCTATGCCAAAGCTGGGTGCAACGCCATATGGCTACCATATTGCAGAACAATTTGGCATTCCCGTTATTCCTACAACGGCAGGTTTAGTCCCGTTTACTTTACATAAGCAAGATAAAGAAGATTTTGAAACGCTATCAGGCATCGCGATACCGACAGAAATCACGGCTGAAGACGGAACATTATTTAAAGAAGCATTACTATTTACCCATCGTGGCTTGTCGGGTCCGTCGGTATTACAGATATCTTCATTTTGGAAACCCGGACAGCAAGTTAGCATTAATTTGGTGCCAGAAGCCGATGTCATGGAACTGCTGACAGAGTCTCGTGAAAAGCACCCAAATCAAAATTTAAAAAATACCTTATCAAAAGTGCTGCCTAAGCGATTTGTAGAAGTGTTGATTGACAGAAAAGAGCTAACCGATAAACCATTAAAGCAGTTTAATTCCAAAGAGATGCAAGCCATCCATGATCATCTTGAAAATTGGCCAGTACTGCCAAATGGTACAGAAGGTTATCGAACGGCAGAAGTGACATTAGGTGGTGTCGATACCGATCACTTGTCGTCTAAAACCATGGAAGCGAAAAACGTATCGGGCTTGTACTTTGTTGGCGAAGTCATGGACGTAACAGGTTGGTTAGGCGGTTATAACTTCCAATGGGCATGGTCGAGCGGCTATGTTGCTGGTCAGTACGCATAG